A window of Triplophysa dalaica isolate WHDGS20190420 chromosome 7, ASM1584641v1, whole genome shotgun sequence contains these coding sequences:
- the bcl2l12 gene encoding uncharacterized protein bcl2l12, translating to MSDKVVRPASPSPSISLLEIKAETRLVLKSLLRHSLSIAQGERPGRIGGAYKDPNKFSATLKEKGKKDANGWDSLDEEISAAEEKKHGIKDLIKRRLKPRSSMIHRAKKDGSTGSTQINPLQKKPQSGHLDIPLSLTGKSEEERLSPSSASEEEGDRKGAEKQKKKKKKLTFSEILKKVSFKKEEPRPQRPDSLAFKGAAGFPEPAEPAVSPSHPPEFYDGVADTLGRIAQKHSSQRKSPVKPGPVSIASEGKSKETVVQQLVQILTSEGDAINDKISANPFLRSTLTRLSYPSFAKLLDAYASQSEEPPLNAPVSPTLRRLAITMDASRRVITATGAQRLTGHAQRYMESFAPWVRSHGGWENVVHLDDNLEYD from the exons ATGTCAGACAAGGTTGTCAGACCTGCTTCCCCCTCTCCTTCTATCTCGCTCCTGGAGATAAAAGCGGAGACGCGTTTGGTGCTAAAGTCTCTCCTTCGTCATTCTCTCTCTATTGCTCAAGGAGAGCGACCCGGACGGATAGGAGGTGCATACAAAGACCCTAATAAATTCAG tgCCACTCTTAAAGAGAAGGGAAAGAAAGATGCAAATGGCTGGGACTCTTTGGATGAGGAGATCAGTGCTGCAGAGGAGAAGAAACATGGAAttaaagatttaataaaaaggaGACTGAAGCCCCGTTCATCCATGATCCATCGTGCAAAGAAAGACGGCAGCACTGGCTCGACTCAAATCAACCCCCTGCAGAAAAAGCCTCAGTCTGGACATTTAGATATACCTTTGAGTTTAACTGGGAAATCAGAG GAAGAGAGATTATCTCCATCCTCTGCATCTGAGGAGGAAGGTGACAGAAAAGGAGCAGAAAagcagaagaaaaagaagaagaagctGACATTTTCTGAAATTCTCAAAAAAGTGTCATTCAAAAAAGAAGAGCCACGACCACAACGGCCGGACTCACTGGCTTTCAAAGGTGCTGCAGGTTTTCCAGAACCTGCAGAACCAGCTGTTTCACCCT CCCATCCTCCTGAATTCTATGATGGTGTGGCAGACACTCTGGGAAGAATCGCACAGAAACACAGTTCACAAAGGAAATCTCCTGTTAAACCAGGGCCTGTGTCAATTGCATCAGAAG GCAAAAGCAAAGAGACCGTGGTTCAACAGCTAGTTCAGATATTGACGTCAGAGGGAGATGCTATCAATGATAAG ATAAGCGCAAACCCATTCCTTCGCTCCACCCTCACTCGGCTCTCCTACCCATCCTTTGCCAAACTCCTCGACGCTTACGCCAGTCAGAGCGAGGAACCGCCCCTTAATGCCCCGGTTAGCCCTACACTGCGCCGCCTCGCCATCACTATGGACGCGTCTCGACGAGTCATCACAGCAACCGGAGCTCAGCGTTTGACAGGGCACGCTCAACGCTACATGGAGAGCTTTGCACCCTGGGTCAGGAGTCATGGAGGATGG GAAAACGTTGTACACTTGGATGACAACCTGGAGTACGATTGA
- the tspan4b gene encoding tetraspanin-4, whose translation MAASRGCLCCVKYLMFVFNLIFWLGGCGLFGVGVWLTFTQSEFSSLPLSFPSLSAANLLLVAGGVTMVTGFLGCLGALKEQRCLLMTFFVILLLLVLTEVTLILILSIFHEELDMKAKDDLKEGMKDYNKNEGLKKSWDNMQKIFKCCGVSNHTDWHNNTFNGELPHSCCRDSIGPCHRWEEPCYEKAKNWLLANITSVLGFGICIGIVQILALVFSMLMYCQILRAEKYMD comes from the exons ATGGCTGCGTCACGAGGTTGCCTCTGCTGTGTGAAATATCTCATGTTTGTCTTCAACCTCATCTTTTGG TTGGGGGGTTGTGGCTTGTTTGGTGTTGGGGTGTGGCTCACCTTCACTCAGTCCGAGTTTTCATCTCTACCGTTGTCCTTCCCTTCACTCTCTGCTGCCAATCTATTGCTTGTCGCTGGTGGTGTCACCATGGTAACAGGTTTTCTCGGATGCCTTGGTGCTCTGAAAGAACAGAGATGTCTACTGATGACG TTTTTTGTGATTCTCCTGCTCCTTGTCCTGACTGAAGTAACTCTGATTCTAATTTTGAGCATCTTTCATGAAGAG TTGGACATGAAAGCTAAGGATGATCTGAAAGAGGGAATGAAAgactataataaaaatgaagggCTGAAAAAATCCTGGGACAACATGCAGAAAATT TTTAAGTGCTGTGGGGTCAGCAACCACACCGACTGGCACAATAATACATTCAATGGAGAACTTCCTCACTCATGCTGCAGGGACAGTATTGGTCCCTGTCATCGATGGGAAGAG CCATGCTATGAGAAGGCCAAGAACTGGCTGCTGGCCAACATCACCTCCGTGCTTGGATTCGGAATCTGCATTGGAATCGTTCAG ATACTGGCTCTGGTATTTTCCATGCTGATGTACTGCCAGATATTACGGGCAGAAAAATACATGGACTGA